GAATACAACCTATCCCACTCCGAACATAGGTAGATCTAAAGGATCCTGGAATAGTAGAGGAATTTTAGCAGATGCCCATGTGGATTATCGTCATATCGTGAATTCACGTAGATTTATTTCATCGATTGTTTCTGCAGTCGTACCTTTTGTAGAAGCTGAATATGTTTACGTTGATCTTCCTACATTTACAGAGATTGGTAGTGAAGTAAGAACATTTGCAGAAGGACATTTACAGAATATAGCGATTCCTTTTGGTATCACTTTGGAGCATAGTTACTCTCGAGGACAGCGTTCTGAAGTGAATAGTTTAAGTTTTTCTTATGCTCTGGATGTCTATCGTCAGGCTCCTGCTGTTCTTATCAATTTGCCTGCAGCTTCTTATTCTTGGGAGGGAGTTGGCTCTGATCTTTCTAGAAAATCTATGAAAGCGCAATTTAGTAATGATACAGAATGGAATTCCTACTTCTCTACGTTCTTAGGATTTACCTATGAGTGGAGGGAGCATACGGTATCTTATGATTTGAATGGTGGTATGCGTTTGATTTTCTAAGAAGTATTGAACACATTCGAGGATTAAAAAGGCGTTGTGTATCCTACATAACGCCTTTTTTTTGACAGTTTTAAGATTTTCTAAGCGTCTGTTTTTTGAGCTATAATATCCATAATATAAAGGAGGTAGATAATTCCTTCTGGTTTGAGTTCATAATTATCATCATAGAAGCAATCTACTACTAAATCGATATGCGCTCCTGTTTCGGGAAGATTGATAATATCAGCGACTTCTTGAAGTAGGAAATTATAAACGCGTGATTGTATTTCAGCTTCTGATGTTAGGAATGCGTTATGGATATATTGTATCAAGTCAACGTGAGATCTTCTGTAAGCTTGTAAAAAGCTATTCTTCAGCTCTGTGTATTTTGCTACATTTTGAGGAAGAGTTGAGGTCTGACGTAGGGTAAGAGCTGAGAGATTCTCATTCAAATGATCGGTGATCAAGCCGAGTTCTTCACCGTACAGATGTTTTAAACCGTTGATTTGATGCCATTCTTCTTCATGAGCAACAAGTTGTTGTTGAGAGAGTAAATGTTCTTTAAACATTTGTAACCATAATAGTATCTGGTCTCTTCCTGAGTTTCGTGTATTGTAAAGATTGTTGATAGATCTGAAAGTGGTCTCTGCCCAAGTGGGTTTACATGTATGTGCATAGGAGGAGATTTCTTTAAGAGCTTTGCTTTTATTTTCTTGAGAAATTCTAGGATCTTCCAGAGCTAGAGTTAGATGATGCATCATGATGGGAAATGCTTGAGCATCAGGATGAGACGGGTCTTCTTTTAATAAGGGAGTAAGATAATTCATAATAATTCCCCAACCAGAATCCCAGCAATTTAGATTGTTAATTAGTCTTGTGAGTTTTTTATAATCGCATAACTTCTTTGAGTAGGATGTCGTTGCTAATGAGTTTAAAAATGGTGAAGGTAGGGGGGCTAGACGTAAGACGTCTTGTGACATATTGATTTCAAATTCTCCAGATACTTTTTCGAGCACCTCTCTTTTTATCTCTTCAACAAATGCTTGTTGGGTTTCTGTTAAAGGTTTGAAGACTTTTTGAGTTTCTGGAAGAAGAGAGACTGTGTCTGTTTTCCTTTGATAGGGACAAGAAATTACTAGTGTGAGTAGTTTGATGGGAAGGAGTAGAACGTAAAGCACAAGAGAAATAAGAACGGAAACGAGGTATACTAGAGCGACAAGTAGATGGTCTAAACAAGATTTTGGATGTTGCAACCCTAAAGTAGAACCTATTTCTCGAAAAAGTTTGGAGAACAGGCAGCAGCAGTTAATCTGTTTTATGAGAGTAGTAATGCGTTTACAACACGAGGAAGTTGAGGAATCAGGGGATGGCGGTAGGTGAGAATTATTTGGATTAAGGGAGACGCTCATTGTTAGTGCTCTCTAAGGGTTAAATCAATTTATTATGGTGATATTTTATCATTATAACAGTTTGATTCTAATTCATAAGTTTTTTTTATCTAGTTATTGTAATATAGTTTTTATATTAACTTTAATTATAAACTTTAAAAGTTAGTGTCGTTCTTAGCGGGGAGAGGATTCCAGAAGGGGATGGAATTATTGTAGATTTTAATTCTATATGGAAAACGTATAGAAACATCATATCAAGATCATATTTTTCTGAAACGTGCATGCGCCTCATTTTGTGTTTAAGACAAAAGACTAGGGCGACATAATTAGGTATTATGGCGCCCTAGCATCAGTAGGAGATATGCGAGTGGTTAAAGGTTTATGAGTTATAGTTTTGAGTGTCAATAACTCCTTCTTTTAAGAGTAGGTAGGTAATTACCTCTCTAGATGGTTTATAGTCGTTTTCTTCAGGGAAGAAGACTTCCATCATAATGTCCGCACGGTGTTCTTCAGGAATGCCTGCAGATGCTAAGTCAGCCAGGACAATATCTCTTAAAGATTGAATTTGATCTTCAGATCCTCCAAGAGCTTGTTCTAGAGCAGAATCTACAATGGCATTACCGCTATCTCTGTATCTGTTTTCGAATATTCGAAGATAGTTTTGATGCTGATTTGTATAATCTCTTCCTGCTAACATTAATGTGAATGTATCTAAAATGATACCTGCATTATCCAAACCTAACTCAGGTCCATAGTTTTGCTTAAAGGCTGTCATCATATGCCATTCCGCTTGGCCTCTAAAGATCTCTGAGAGAAGGTGTTCTTTGAAGACTTGTAACCAAGTAAATAGAATATTTCGTGAAGCATCATTAGAATTGAACAGTGTTTGCAATTCTTGACCTGCAACCCTCACCCATGTAGGAGGACATCTATTTGCATAGGAGGACACGTTATTGACAATCGATAATTTTCTATCATTTGGTATGGCCGGGTTATTTAGGAGTTTAAGAAGCTGGAACATAGTTGCTCGTGCAAGAGCTTGCGCTTCTGCAGAAGATACAGAATCGGATCCTGCATTTGATAAACGTCGTAGGATTTCTTCCCATCGGTTGCGTGTAGTTCTATTCGGTGTGATTTCTGCAATACGATTTTCCAATGGAACACGGATGGGTCCCCAGTTATCAGGAACATCTCTCATCAACGATTCTAAATATTCATCGTTGGCAGGAGCCAGGTGGATATTATCCATATTGATGAATACAGGACGAGATAAGTTGTTTCTTAATAGTTGTATATAGCCCTCTACCTCTTGAGCGGTTGCTTGAGGATTAAGTGGAGGCAGAATTTGACTAGGCGATATCCCTCCTCCAGCTGCACCCGCACCTAGAGAATCTTCAGTTGCAGTAATTGTCTCTGGATCAAGGCTGTTTTGTAGTGCTAATTCTTGTTGCATTGCCGCTAACCACATAGCTGGAGAATCGTTGTGATAAGAAGCTATGTATTTTAAGAGCTCTTCTTTTCTCTCTCGAGAGATGTTGGTATTCCTCAAGATAGAGTTAATTTTGAACAGACATCCACGAGCAAGATCTTGTACTTCCTGATCCTCAACCTCTGGATTGGTTTTGTTAGATATTACATCTAACATTGTGAACCATTCTCTACGTAAGGTTAAACTTCGAGTTGCCTTATTGATGTTGTTTCGTAATCTATTTAAGAAAGTCCAACGTCTTGGTGAATTTTCTATAATATTGCGGATAAACTCATTATTTGTTCTTGCGTATTCTTCCGGAGAAACATCTCCGAATCTTTCTCGGGATTCTTCTATAGAAATAGGTTCATAATCGGGTTCGGGAGGAGGCGGTGGAACAAACATCTCTAGAGGTAACTGAAGTAGGTCAAAATTTTCTACCTCTATTCCAGCTAACGAAGCGAGTAGGTTGATATGTTGGTTGTAGTATTCAGGAGATAGTTCGGGGAAGTTATTTTGTAGGAATATATATCTAGGATCATTTGGAGACATTAATTCTTCTGCAGTAGGAGGGGGAGGTGCGATTTCTTGTTGCGGAGAAAGAGCTCTTGGCTCGTCGGATAGATCTAACGATGTGGGTCGTGCAGGTTGTCCAGCAACTAAATCAGGGAAAGCAAGAAGAGCAGGAAGATTGAGGATATCTTCATCGCTTTCTCCCACAGTAATCCCTTGAAGGCGTATATTCACACGAGCGCTTTGAATAAGCATTCTATGATCCGCATTTGGATAAACCCTACTTAAAAAATCTCGAGTAGTTAAGTTTTGATCGACTTCTTGTTCAGTAGAAACGGCAGCTGCAGATGTATCAACCATTAGGGATGCCGGCTGACTTGATTCGTCTCGTTGTTGAGGAACTTCTTGATCTCCTGGTAGAGAGAGAATGGAAGCCGGCTGAGATGGGATTGAGGGTTGAGGGGATCTAACCGGAGGCGGAGCCTCTTCTGCGAAAAACATTGAGGCGGGAAGATCAAGTATATCTACTCCCTGAGGTAGATCCTCAGCTTGTAGGAAAGTAGCACCTAAATTTTCTAGAGTAATAGCGGATAAGTCTCTTTCAGGAAAGTTTACTTGAAGATACTCTCTAAGTGTAATTTCTTGAGGAGATACTCCAATCGATTGAATTGAGGGTTGGCTGGATATGCTGACTTGGTCTACAGAGGGACGACGTGCTGGAGGAATGGGTACGAAAGATTCTGGAGCAAATCTGCTTGAATCTAATCCTACAGAAATACCGGAATCGGATCCCCGTCTACTTGGCGGAGGTGTTTGAGGAGGCGATTGAGGTATTACACGGATTTCTTCTCCTCTTACGGAAGGTCTAGAGACGCAAGGGCAGCAGCTTAATCCTAGTAGGATTAACTTTATCGGAAGAAGAAGAATGCAGAGGAGAACTGTGATAATGGCGGATAAAACAAAGGTAAAAATCCATCCCGCACCGGAACGAAATTCTGGATTTAAAGAAAGACAGGACCCAAGTTTAGTGCTTAATGCGTTGAATATGGATCTAAAAGAAATTTTTTGATTTGCAGTTTTTATAAAAGAAGTTTCGTGTAGTGCAGAAGCAGGTGGTGGGGGTGCAAAAGCAGCACGAAAATTATTGTGTTCTAACGACATAAAAATTTACCTAAATGAAAAATATGCCAAAAATTCTCCCTAAAAGGGTCGTTTTCGTACCTTTTAAAAAAAAGGCTAAAGGAGTTTAAAAGAACACAGGATTATTTGCAACTTTTTTATTTTCATATAGTTGCTATTAAAAGCTTTTACCCACAGGTTTTTTGCATAGATTATAAAAACTTCTTTACAAACTTATTAAGTGTTTAAAGAAAAAAAACTTGAATTCTTCGTGTTATTTTTTCGATGGTTGTTTGTGCCTCGGTAGTTAAAATTCCTTGCTGGAGGAGAATAAAGGCAACCCCCCTAGTATTTAATTGAAATTGTTCATCATAAAACAAAGAAGATAGGACCGAAGTGATTTCATTTTCTGGAACCTCTAATTTTCTCATAGTTTCACATAAATATCCTGACAGGGAATTCTTCAGTTCCTGAGAAGAATCAGAGATTTGATAACGAATATATTCGATGAGGTTCTTTACAGAAGCTCTGTAGTTAGAAAGAAATCGTTTATAAACACGATTATAGAGAGCTTGTTTTTTTAGGATTAAGTAACCGGTGAATTGAATACGCACCAGAGAATCCATATTTAAACCTAAAGAACGTCCGTGATAATGCTTGAAACTTGATATGTGATGCCACTCTTCAGAAGCTCGATTAGCAATGGATTGCAAAAGGTTTTCTTTGAACATCTGTACGCAAAGTAGTACGTAGTTAATGCTCGTGTCTTGTTTGTTGTAGATGGCAGATAATTCTCTGAATATGACTTCGATCCAAGTAGGGGGGCAGGCGTTTGCGTAGGTTCCGATATAGTGTAGAAGTTGTTGTTTTTTCTCTTTGACGATGGTCGGGTCTTGCAATGCTGTTGTTAGTTTCTGCAAGACTGTGTGGTATAGCGATCCCTCATATGACATTTCTTGTTTGGAAGAAGCGTCCTGATTCTTAAGGCGTTTGGCATAGGCATAATTAAGTATTTTTTTCCATGGTTCGGGTAGAGTAGAGCATAATGAGTATATCTCATTTTCTAGATTGTATAATTCCCAGGGATCAGTTTCTGGAACTAAGAAGGATTGTAGGAAAGGAGAAGATTCTGGAATGACGCTGAGATTATTGGAATCAATGTAGAGTTGTTGATTCGTTATATCCTGAATTTTGCGTACGAAGGTTTTTAAAGGAGATAATGTAGTTATTTCAGGATCTTTTAAACATAAGCTGATTGCTAGAATGGCGAGTTTTACAGGATAGAGAAACAGTAAGAGAATAGCGCTAACAATTGCTGCTAGGATCGAAATAAAAAGAGTTTTGCAAGGTTCTTGGGTATTAGTGTTTTTTGAGTTCTTCAATAAGTTAGTTTTTATAAACGTGTAGAGAACATGAATATGAATTCTTTCTGCGTATGCTTGTAGAGTTTGTTTTAAAGATTTTTGAGGAATGACATTTATCGAGTAAATAGGGAAACCATTAGGAAGAATATTTGTCATAGAGTGCATCTCAGTCTAAAAAATTAATTAATCACT
This DNA window, taken from Chlamydia sp. 04-14, encodes the following:
- a CDS encoding DUF1548 domain-containing protein codes for the protein MSVSLNPNNSHLPPSPDSSTSSCCKRITTLIKQINCCCLFSKLFREIGSTLGLQHPKSCLDHLLVALVYLVSVLISLVLYVLLLPIKLLTLVISCPYQRKTDTVSLLPETQKVFKPLTETQQAFVEEIKREVLEKVSGEFEINMSQDVLRLAPLPSPFLNSLATTSYSKKLCDYKKLTRLINNLNCWDSGWGIIMNYLTPLLKEDPSHPDAQAFPIMMHHLTLALEDPRISQENKSKALKEISSYAHTCKPTWAETTFRSINNLYNTRNSGRDQILLWLQMFKEHLLSQQQLVAHEEEWHQINGLKHLYGEELGLITDHLNENLSALTLRQTSTLPQNVAKYTELKNSFLQAYRRSHVDLIQYIHNAFLTSEAEIQSRVYNFLLQEVADIINLPETGAHIDLVVDCFYDDNYELKPEGIIYLLYIMDIIAQKTDA
- a CDS encoding DUF1539 domain-containing protein, which translates into the protein MSLEHNNFRAAFAPPPPASALHETSFIKTANQKISFRSIFNALSTKLGSCLSLNPEFRSGAGWIFTFVLSAIITVLLCILLLPIKLILLGLSCCPCVSRPSVRGEEIRVIPQSPPQTPPPSRRGSDSGISVGLDSSRFAPESFVPIPPARRPSVDQVSISSQPSIQSIGVSPQEITLREYLQVNFPERDLSAITLENLGATFLQAEDLPQGVDILDLPASMFFAEEAPPPVRSPQPSIPSQPASILSLPGDQEVPQQRDESSQPASLMVDTSAAAVSTEQEVDQNLTTRDFLSRVYPNADHRMLIQSARVNIRLQGITVGESDEDILNLPALLAFPDLVAGQPARPTSLDLSDEPRALSPQQEIAPPPPTAEELMSPNDPRYIFLQNNFPELSPEYYNQHINLLASLAGIEVENFDLLQLPLEMFVPPPPPEPDYEPISIEESRERFGDVSPEEYARTNNEFIRNIIENSPRRWTFLNRLRNNINKATRSLTLRREWFTMLDVISNKTNPEVEDQEVQDLARGCLFKINSILRNTNISRERKEELLKYIASYHNDSPAMWLAAMQQELALQNSLDPETITATEDSLGAGAAGGGISPSQILPPLNPQATAQEVEGYIQLLRNNLSRPVFINMDNIHLAPANDEYLESLMRDVPDNWGPIRVPLENRIAEITPNRTTRNRWEEILRRLSNAGSDSVSSAEAQALARATMFQLLKLLNNPAIPNDRKLSIVNNVSSYANRCPPTWVRVAGQELQTLFNSNDASRNILFTWLQVFKEHLLSEIFRGQAEWHMMTAFKQNYGPELGLDNAGIILDTFTLMLAGRDYTNQHQNYLRIFENRYRDSGNAIVDSALEQALGGSEDQIQSLRDIVLADLASAGIPEEHRADIMMEVFFPEENDYKPSREVITYLLLKEGVIDTQNYNS
- a CDS encoding DUF1548 domain-containing protein — translated: MTNILPNGFPIYSINVIPQKSLKQTLQAYAERIHIHVLYTFIKTNLLKNSKNTNTQEPCKTLFISILAAIVSAILLLFLYPVKLAILAISLCLKDPEITTLSPLKTFVRKIQDITNQQLYIDSNNLSVIPESSPFLQSFLVPETDPWELYNLENEIYSLCSTLPEPWKKILNYAYAKRLKNQDASSKQEMSYEGSLYHTVLQKLTTALQDPTIVKEKKQQLLHYIGTYANACPPTWIEVIFRELSAIYNKQDTSINYVLLCVQMFKENLLQSIANRASEEWHHISSFKHYHGRSLGLNMDSLVRIQFTGYLILKKQALYNRVYKRFLSNYRASVKNLIEYIRYQISDSSQELKNSLSGYLCETMRKLEVPENEITSVLSSLFYDEQFQLNTRGVAFILLQQGILTTEAQTTIEKITRRIQVFFL